In Oncorhynchus gorbuscha isolate QuinsamMale2020 ecotype Even-year linkage group LG02, OgorEven_v1.0, whole genome shotgun sequence, a single genomic region encodes these proteins:
- the LOC124003051 gene encoding pyrin-like, producing MSPNNNRIGRALNASLLYLLLSVCLTYTADIEIDDEEEDLEYEYSMKQDRHTCGSGQTGQYPFCKDKNHYVHITDECGEIDVKKVRVEMQLMIQDRREKIKEIAHAAIHCEKNVEREKADTVLLLTEMARIVEKTYIKVIEEIEKNKEAAANWAVEHILKLSQEISQLQKRSNELEQLSHTEDHLHLLQMFPSLCTPPATIDWSEVSVHSDPSVGAMRRAVNKLREALDGEENRLSAAELGRIKKCAVNVTLDPDTAHPNLIVSEDGKQVRFGDLRQNVTDGPQRFDVVVNVLGKEGFSSGRFYYEVQVEGKTDWVLGVALESINRKGMTIVEPDNGYLALYMSDENEYIALDKLPVLLFLNQTPQKIGIYIDYEQGQVSFYDVDNRSHIYSFSNYALKPAKLYPFFSTGTDNDGKNSAPLVITQVNQKLSIHFPT from the coding sequence ATGTCACCAAACAACAATAGGATAGGGAGGGCCCTGAATGCCAGCCTGTTGTACCTGCTGTTATCTGTGTGCCTGACATACACCGCCGATATTGAGATCGATGATGAGGAGGAAGACCTGGAGTATGAGTACAGCATGAAACAAGACAGACACACCTGTGGAAGCGGCCAAACTGGTCAGTATCCATTCTGCAAGGACAAGAACCACTACGTCCACATAACGGATGAGTGTGGAGAGATAGACGTAAAAAAAGTGAGGGTGGAAATGCAGTTAATGATCCAGGACCGACGTGAGAAGATAAAGGAGATCGCACACGCTGCAATACACTGTGAGAAAAAtgtggagagggagaaagcggACACAGTGCTGTTACTGACTGAAATGGCAAGGATCGTTGAGAAGACCTACATAAAAGTAATTGAGGAGATTGAGAAGAACAAGGAAGCAGCAGCAAACTGGGCTGTAGAGCATATTCTAAAGCTATCACAGGAAATCTCTCAGCTACAGAAGAGAAGCAATGAGCTGGAGCAGctctcacacactgaagaccaccTCCACCTTCTCCAGATGTTCCCATCCCTTTGTACCCCACCGGCTACCATCGACTGGTCTGAGGTCAGCGTTCACAGTGATCCCAGTGTTGGAGCTATGAGGAGAGCTGTGAACAAGCTGAGAGAAGCACTCGATGGTGAAGAGAACAGGCTGTCTGCTGCTGAGTTGGGAAGGATCAAGAAGTGTGCAGTGAATGTGACTCTGGACCCTGATACAGCACATCCCAACCTCATCGTCTCTGAAGACGGGAAACAAGTGAGATTTGGAGATCTCCGGCAAAATGTCACAGACGGCCCTCAAAGGTTTGATGTTGTTGTTAATGTCCTAGGAAAGGAGGGTTTCTCCTCGGGGAGATTCTACTATGAGGTGCAGGTGGAAGGAAAGACTGACTGGGTTTTAGGAGTGGCACTAGAGTCCATCAACAGGAAGGGAATGACTATTGTGGAGCCTGACAATGGATACCTGGCTCTATACATGAGTGATGAGAATGAGTATATAGCTCTTGATAAGcttcctgtcctcctctttcTTAATCAGACGCCCCAGAAGATAGGGATTTATATTGATTATGAACAGGGTCAGGTCTCCTTTTATGATGTGGACAACAGGTCTCATATCTATTCTTTCTCCAATTACGCTTTAAAACCTGCTAAACTTTATCCATTCTTCAGCACCGGCACTGACAATGACGGTAAAAACTCTGCCCCATTGGTCATTACCCAAGTCAATCAGAAACTAAGTATTCACTTCCCAACTTAA